Genomic segment of Acidobacteriota bacterium:
CTTCCTACTGCGGTCATGGTCGGTCTGCTCTGGGAGGTGGCAAAGTATCTCTATGTCCGGGCGCTTCCGTGGCTCGATTTCAAATCGGTCTACGGCCCGTTCTATATATCGGTTGGATTGATGATGTGGGCTTTTCTTACCGGCCTGTTGCTGCTGGCCGGGGCCCATGTCTCCGCCACGCGATACGCCTTGCGAATGGCACGGCAGGCGAAGGCAGAGGAAGAGAAAGAAGCAGCGGGGAAGAATGATGCAGGTCGCTGAAAAATCGCAACGACGGGGCTGGCGCCCCCCTTCGGGACTGGAAGGGGCGGTCTTCTGGCTGGCTGCATGGTTTTGCCTGTTACTCTTGCTGCGCCTGATTCCCGGCTCCATCGGCGGGTTTTTCAGCATCATTCAGATTCTGGTCGGCATTGCGCTGGCGGCAGTGGCCATCCCGTTGCTTGTGCGCATCGTCCGCCGCCACATGCTGTGGAGCCTGCGCAACAAGCTGGTCGTCACCTATCTGCTGATTGGTCTGGCTCCCGTGGTGCTGTTCGTCACCCTGGTGATGATCTCCGCATATATTGCTGCCGGCCAGTTTGCGATCCATCTTGCCGACTCCCGCATACAGGAGGAGTTGGTGCAGATGAGCAACGACAACTCCCATCGTGTCGGCGTGGTAGCGCAGTTTATTCAGGGGCGGCCGATTCCGCCTCAGGTGCTGGCGGGCGCTGAGCAGACAGCAAGCGCCGCCCGGCCCCGGTTGCCGCATGTGGCCTCCGCCTACGTGAACGGAGCTCCTGTCGAACTGGGAATGCCAGTGCGTGGCAAGACCCCCCTGGGACTTCCACCATGGGCCGCTGAATTGAAGGGCGGACAGTTCCAGGGACTTGTGCTCGATGGTGGTGAGCTCTACCTTACGGTCGTCAATCAGCAGCGGTTGAATGATGGCAAGTTACTGAGCCTGGTCTCAAGCCTGATCGTCGACAGCAAGATGATGGACGTGGTCGCCAGCGGCCTGGGCAGGGCCCAATTGCGTCCTGAGGACAGGCTGGGCAGCAACGACTCTGGCCAGAGCGCCCAGGAAAGTCAGGGACAGGCGAAAAACACAATCAGGCTGCGCGCGCGGGACAGGACTCCCAGGCACTCCGCCCCGATCATCGGCGGAACGCAATCCGACCCGGTCAACCTTGCCGACATCCAGGTCAACTTTCTCTCCACCCTCGAGGTGACGGACTGGGACACGGGGGAGCATGACAATATCCCGATCAAGGTCGATTCCCGGCCATCGCGCCTCTACAACCAGCTCTTTGGTTCTTCGCTTGGCGGCATCGTTACCAGCGCGTATCGTGTCGGCCTGATCGTCCTCTGCGTTCTCTTTGGGGTGATCGAGCTGCTGGCGCTGATTATGGCCATACGTCTCAGCCGGACCATGACTGCGTCGGTTGCCGATCTCTACTCGGCCACGCAGAAGATCGACAAAGGCGACTTCGACCACCGCATTGGCGTGACGCGCGAAGACCAGCTCGCGGACCTGAGCCGCTCTTTTAATAAGATGACGGGTTCGCTTCAGCGGCTGATGCAGGAGCAAAAGGAAAAGGAGCGCCTTCAGAACGAGATCACGATCGCCCAGGAGGTGCAGGCCAACCTATTTCCCCGTCAGATCAGGAGCCTGCCGACGCTCGAGCTGCACGGCGTCTGCCGCCCTGCCCGCTCCGTCTCGGGCGACTACTATGACTTCCTCATCTTCCACGAAGAGGCGCACAACGGCATTGCCAGCCGGCGCGAGACGGGGGTAGGCATCGCTATCGGCGACATCAGTGGCAAGGGCATCTCCGCAGCATTGCTGATGGCGACATTGCATTCCGCCGTGCGCGCCTATCGCTTTGCCAGCGAGGAGCTGGTCTTCAGCGAATCTCCAGTGGCCGGACTGCTGGCAAGCCGCGATGAGCGTGGTGGAGATTGCGACGAACTCTTTCAGTCGCCGGGCAGGATTCTTTCGCTGCTCAATCGTCACCTCTACCGCAGCACTCAGCCGGAGAAGTACGCTACGCTCTTCCTCGCCCACTACGATGCGGCAACGGCAATGCTGACCTACTCCAACGCAGGCCAGCTCCCTCCGCTGGTGTTAGGAAGAGACAACGTCGTCCGCAGGCTCGACCGGGGCGGCACCGTCGTCGGCCTGATGGACGGCATGAGCTATGAGGAAGACAGGTTCCAGATGCGCTCAGGCGACATTCTCGTGGCCTACTCCGACGGGGTCACCGAGCCTGAAAACGACTTCGGCGAGTTCGGTGAGGAGCGCATGATGGAAGTTGTCTCCCGGTATCGCGACCAGCCGCTACACATCATCTCCAACCAGGTCATGCTGGCGCTCGATGCCTGGATCGGCGCAGAGGAACAGCCCGACGACATTACCCTGGTTCTCGCGCGTCAGGCCTGATTCATTTTGATAGCAGGCTTATCGAACCGTGTATGACTTGACCGCGATGGCGTTGGGGCTTCCTCCGGCGGGCAGAATCGTAAACAGCGCCGCTCCCTGGCGTCCCTGGGTACGGATCACCGCGACATCGCCGGAATGAGCGTCGGCAGCCAGCAGCACATGCTCGTCGGCGGAGAAGGCAAGCGCGTCCGGGGCCGAGCCGGTGTGGATGGTGGTGACAAGCTGACCATCGTCGATGCTGTACACACTCACCAGGTCGGAGCCGAAGTCCGAAACCCATAGGGTGGAGTTGTCGTGGCTGACGATCCCATGCGTCGGCTTGCTGCCGATGGTGTAGGTTCCGCCCACCTCATTGGTCCAGGTCGAGATCTCGGAGATGGAGTCGTCGCCGAAGTTGGAGACGAAGATCTCCCCCCCGTCCGGTTTCATGGCCAGATGGACAGGGGTCGCACCGACGTCCAGCATCGTCAGCAGATGGTCTTTAAGCGCATTGGCACTCTGCCGGGCAGCCCACGACGACGGCTCAGCTGCGAGGCTGATCGCCATTACCTGGTGCCCACCCGAACATGCGACAAACGCCTTTGAGGAGTCCGGCAGGATGGCAATGTCCGTCGCCCCTGGGCACCCCGGGAAGGCAGCACGAAAGCGCAGGGGTGAGGCCGTAGTGGACTCATGGTGGGGGGCGGGGGCAGGCAGTGGGGCCTCCGGCGATCCCTGGCCACCTGGAGCGATGTATGTGGTTGTATACGGCTCGACGTCATAGACGGAGACGCTACCCGACCCACGGTTCGAGACAACGAGCGAACGCATGTCCGGCGAGATACGGGCCAGGCCGGGCTGCTCCCCCGTACCGGCTGCCGCGATCTCGCGTCTGCGGTCGAGGTCGATCACACTGACCGAGTTGGAGCCGGAGTTGGCGACGTAGGCCCTCCCCCCCTGGGCGTCGACGCTGATGGCGTAAGGCAGGCGATGGACCCCGATGGTTGAGACGACCGAATTGTTCGAAGCGTCGATCACAGTCACCGTTCCGGACTTCGTGTTGACCGCGTAAACCTCGTTGCGTCTGGGGTTTGCAGCGATTCCCGAAGGTTCGTCGCCCACCCGCAGGGTACGGTCGAGGCGAAGCTGTACCAGGTCAAGGACGGTGACTGTGTTGGAGGTCCCATTGGTGATGTATGCGAATTCGCGGTAACCGGCGGGAACGTCGGGGAAGCCGCTGCGCCGGCACCCGGAGAGCAGGGCCACCAGGGCGAGCGAGAGCAGGGCTAACCTGCTTACTGGCTGACGATTGAGAGCTTTAGGCACTGGTGCGAGTCTATCGGCGGGTGTTCTCTGCCTGCAAGCGCGGGTTTGGCTCCGGAGAAACCGGGAACGCCCGTGCACTGTGGAAAAAGGAAAGTTCTGAGAGACCGAAACATTCCCGGTAGCCGTGTGTTTGCGTAGGTGATGCGAAGAGTTGCCAGATGGGGAACTCTCACATCGTCTGTAAATCCTTCTCGGACAACGAAGCTACGGCCTCTGTAGCTTCGTTGATTTTTTTAATTTGCGGTTAGCTGTTTCAGCGGTCGGTTCTATTCCAGTTGCGAGCGATCCAGCCGAGATAGCCGAGCTGCACCACGATGACCCCGGCATACACAAAGACCAGGTGGCGGTGAGCCATTGTCGAAAAGTCGAAGAAGGTCTGCCATGTCATGCAAATAGCTCCGGGTTACTGTGGCGTCTCAAGCGAGGCTTCGATGGCCAGCAGCGCTGCTTCCTGCTCGGCGAGTTGACGTCGGCGCTCCAGCGCAAAGCGGAAGGCAAGAATGAAGATTCCCCACATCGCCCATCCGGCAACGTTCCAGAGGGTTGCCGCGTAAAAGCTCGGATCGAGACTGCCGTCGCCGCCGAAGACAGGAGCGGGATGCTGGGTTCTCCACCACCGGATCGACATAAAGGTAATGGGGACGTCGATGGCGGCAAAGACCGAGAGAACTGCGGCAAGGGTGGGGGTCTGCCCCGTAGGCGAATAGCGCCTCAGCAGGATGTAGCTGACGTAAAGCAGCCACAGGATGAGGTATGTGGTCAGCCGGGCGTCCCATGCCCACCATATTCCCCACGCAGGCTTGCCCCAGAGCATTCCTGTGCCAAGACCGATTCCTACGTAGAGCACGGTAATCTCGGCAGCAGCCACTGCCAACGCATCGGCGGTAAGGGCTTTCAGGGGATCTCTCCGTCGCCAGTACAAAAAAGCAAGCGAAGCGATGACGTTGACGTAAGGGAAGACACAGCCGAGAACAGCATGTGGCAGGTGGTAGTAGAAGATGCGCTGGAGATTGCCCATCGTCGCTTCCATCGGGGCCACGAAGATAGCCTGCCGGAAGCCGATGACGAGTACTACGACGGTAGCTGCCAGCCAAAGCCATGCTGTCGCGCGAGTGATGGAAGAGCGGTCCACGATAGTTCTATTTTACCGCGAAAACGCAGGTGACTTCCCGGCCTGTCCTTCTGGCGGCCTTTGAGGTCCTGTAGTCAAACTACCGAGGAGCGGCTGGGATTCGCATCCCCCTTGTGTGCCCAGAGCGCGAATCGAAGTCTGTACGCAATCTCCTCGCAAATATCCCT
This window contains:
- the ccsA gene encoding cytochrome c biogenesis protein CcsA: MDRSSITRATAWLWLAATVVVLVIGFRQAIFVAPMEATMGNLQRIFYYHLPHAVLGCVFPYVNVIASLAFLYWRRRDPLKALTADALAVAAAEITVLYVGIGLGTGMLWGKPAWGIWWAWDARLTTYLILWLLYVSYILLRRYSPTGQTPTLAAVLSVFAAIDVPITFMSIRWWRTQHPAPVFGGDGSLDPSFYAATLWNVAGWAMWGIFILAFRFALERRRQLAEQEAALLAIEASLETPQ
- a CDS encoding SpoIIE family protein phosphatase; the encoded protein is MMQVAEKSQRRGWRPPSGLEGAVFWLAAWFCLLLLLRLIPGSIGGFFSIIQILVGIALAAVAIPLLVRIVRRHMLWSLRNKLVVTYLLIGLAPVVLFVTLVMISAYIAAGQFAIHLADSRIQEELVQMSNDNSHRVGVVAQFIQGRPIPPQVLAGAEQTASAARPRLPHVASAYVNGAPVELGMPVRGKTPLGLPPWAAELKGGQFQGLVLDGGELYLTVVNQQRLNDGKLLSLVSSLIVDSKMMDVVASGLGRAQLRPEDRLGSNDSGQSAQESQGQAKNTIRLRARDRTPRHSAPIIGGTQSDPVNLADIQVNFLSTLEVTDWDTGEHDNIPIKVDSRPSRLYNQLFGSSLGGIVTSAYRVGLIVLCVLFGVIELLALIMAIRLSRTMTASVADLYSATQKIDKGDFDHRIGVTREDQLADLSRSFNKMTGSLQRLMQEQKEKERLQNEITIAQEVQANLFPRQIRSLPTLELHGVCRPARSVSGDYYDFLIFHEEAHNGIASRRETGVGIAIGDISGKGISAALLMATLHSAVRAYRFASEELVFSESPVAGLLASRDERGGDCDELFQSPGRILSLLNRHLYRSTQPEKYATLFLAHYDAATAMLTYSNAGQLPPLVLGRDNVVRRLDRGGTVVGLMDGMSYEEDRFQMRSGDILVAYSDGVTEPENDFGEFGEERMMEVVSRYRDQPLHIISNQVMLALDAWIGAEEQPDDITLVLARQA
- a CDS encoding YncE family protein, with the protein product MVALLSGCRRSGFPDVPAGYREFAYITNGTSNTVTVLDLVQLRLDRTLRVGDEPSGIAANPRRNEVYAVNTKSGTVTVIDASNNSVVSTIGVHRLPYAISVDAQGGRAYVANSGSNSVSVIDLDRRREIAAAGTGEQPGLARISPDMRSLVVSNRGSGSVSVYDVEPYTTTYIAPGGQGSPEAPLPAPAPHHESTTASPLRFRAAFPGCPGATDIAILPDSSKAFVACSGGHQVMAISLAAEPSSWAARQSANALKDHLLTMLDVGATPVHLAMKPDGGEIFVSNFGDDSISEISTWTNEVGGTYTIGSKPTHGIVSHDNSTLWVSDFGSDLVSVYSIDDGQLVTTIHTGSAPDALAFSADEHVLLAADAHSGDVAVIRTQGRQGAALFTILPAGGSPNAIAVKSYTVR